The nucleotide window GTGCTCTATGTGTGGAAGGACGGGACCTTCACCTATGCCAGCCCGCCCTGATCCATCCTGCGCGGTGGTGCGAGCGGGCCGGACGAAGAGGGCGGGGAGCGGGACGAAAAGCGGATCGATTTGCCTCCTGCCCCGTTCGTGAACGAACCGAGATAAGGGCGAAGCGAGTTTTCATGGCCTCACACCCTGCGCGACGCAGCCTGCTCGCCGCCGGATTCGGCGGTGCCGCCGCAGCCTTGTCGACGGGGGCGGCACGGGCCGAGGCGATGCCCGAGATGCGCTGGCGGCTGGCCTCGCACTACCCGAAATCCCTCGACATCCTGTTCGGCGCGCCGGAGACCCTGGCCCGCCTCGTCGCCGAGGCCACGGATGGCCGGTTCCAGATTCAGGTTCTGCCGCCGGGCGAGCCGGTGCCGGCCGAGGGCGTGATCGATGCGGTGTCCGGCGCTTCGGTGGAGATGGGGCATGCGCCGGCGACCCTCGGGACCGGTCGGGACCCGACCTTCGCGCTGGCCACCGCCATGCCTTTCGGCCTCAATGCCCGCGGCCAGAATGCATGGTGGCTCCAGGGCGGCGCCGCCGACCTGTTCGCGGAGGTCTTCGCCAAGCACGGGGTGGTGAGCTTGCCCGGCGGCAATACCGGGGCTCAGATGGGCGGCTGGTTCCGTCGCGAGGTGAAGAGCGTCGCCGACCTCCAGGGCCTCAAGATCCGCATCGCCGGCCTCGGCGCGCAGGTCCTGGCGAAGTTCGGTGCCGTGCCGCAGGGGAATCCGGGGCCGGAGATCTATGCGGGGCTGGAATCGAAGGCGCTCGACGCGGCCGAGTGGATTGGCCCCTACGACGACGAGAAGCTCGGATTGCAGAAGGTGGCGCCGACCTACCATTACCCCGGTTTCTGGGAAGGCAGCGCGATGCTGCACTTCTGGATCGGCGCGGAGGCGTGGAAGGCCCTGCCGAAAGCCTATCGCGCGATCCTTCAATCGGCGGCCGCGCAGGCTCATGCCGAGGTCCAGGCGAAGTACGACGCCCGCAATCCCCGCGCGCTTCGCCGCCTCGTTGCGGGCGGCGCGCAGCTTCGCCCTTTCCCCCAGGACGTGATGGAAGCGGCGCTGAAGCACGCCAACGACGTCTACGGCGAGATTTCGGCCAAGAATGCCGATTTCAAGCGCATCTACGAGGCGATGAAGACGTTCCGGAACGAGGAATATCTCTGGTTCCAGGTGGCGGAATACACCTACGACAATTTCATGATCCGGGCGCGAGCCCGCGGATGACCGTCCCGCGGCTGCGGCCGGACAATCGGCTGCGACCAGAAAAAAGGCCGCTCCGAAGAGCGGCCCGAAGTCTAGGGAGGAAACGCCCAAGAAGGGCAGCAGGACCGCGACGCCATCGCGTTCCCGCAATGCACAATCTGATCGTCCCACTCAAAATTGCAAGGTCGTTCGCGCAACGCGGCGATCTCTTTTCGTGCGCCGGCACACTTCCAAATCCTTCTGTAACGAAAATGTCTCAGTTCAAGCTCGGCCTTAGTATTCCGCCTCGTCTGCATCGTCTGTGGCAATGATCGGCATCCAAGTCATTGCCTTTGCATTGAATTCAGGGCCGCGAATGCAACGCCCGCCGCTCCTCGCGGCCGACTCGTAACCAAATCCTTAATTTCTGCTCTCGCGCCAGGCGGGGCGGATTTCACCAGACCATGAGGTCGGTTTCATACGATGGCGATTCAGGCGAAGCGTATCCGTGAGTTGAAAGACGGCGACCCGAATACGGGTGCATCCTACGTCCTCTACCTGATGCAACAGGCCAACCGGGCGCATTTCAATCCGGCCCTGGAATTCGCCATCGAGGAAGCCAATCGGCTCGGTCTTCCCGTCGTCGCCTGTTTCGGTCTGCTCGACGGCACGAATGGCTTTCCCGAGGCCAATGCCCGCCATTACGCCTTCCTGCTGCAGGGGCTCGCCGATGCGAAGGCGGGGCTGGAGGCGCGCGGCATCCATTTCGTGATGCGCAAGGCGTCCCCGGCGGACATCGCCATCGCGCTGTCCGACAAGGCGGCCCTCCTCGTCCTCGACCGTGGCTACCTCGCCATCCAGAAGCGCTGGTACGGCGAGATCGTGAAGGCGGCCAAGGTCCGCATCGTTCAGGTGGAGGGGGATGTGGTGGTGCCGGTGGAGACCGCATCGCCCAAGCACGAATACGCGGCGCGGACCCTTCGCCCCAAGATCACGAAGCTCCTCGACGAATATGTCGAGGCGCTCAAACCCCGCGACGTGACCCACAAGGCTGGGCTCGGATCGCCCAAGCGCGGCCTGCCCAAGAGCGAGATCGACATCTCGGACCCGGATGCGGTGCTGGCCGGAATGAGCCTCGACCGTGAGGTGAACCCGGTCAAACGCTTCACCGGCGGCGAAACCGAAGCGCGCCGGCGCCTCAAAGCCTATCTCGCCGGGCCGTTCCGCTCCTATGGCAGCGACCGCAACCGGCCCGAGGCCGGCGCCGCCTCGCATATGAGTCCCTACCTGCATTTCGGACAGATCTCGCCGGTGGAGATCGCCCTCGCGGTGCGAGCCTCGAAGGCGGGCGTCTCCGAGGACAGGGCCTCCTATCTCGAAGAACTCGTGGTGCGGCGAGAGCTCGCGATGAACCACGTCCATTATACCGAGCGCTACGACAGCTTCGCCCATGCGGTGCCGGAATGGGCGCGGAAAGCCCTGGCCGACCATGCCGATGACGAGCGCCCGCACCTCTATTCCGAGGCGCAGCTCGCCGAGGGCAAGACCCATGACGAATACTGGAACGCGGCCCAGGCCGAGATGCGGGTGACCGGCTACATGCACAACCACCTGCGCATGTACTGGGGCAAGAAGATCCTCGAATGGTCCCCGAGCGCGGAGGAGGGGTTCAAGCGCACCCTGCGGCTCAACAACCGCTACTTCCTCGATGGCCGCGACGCGAATTCCTTCACCAACGTCGCCTGGGTCTACGGCCTGCATGACCGACCCTGGGCGCGCCGGCCGATCTTCGGAACGGTGCGGTACCAGAGCGAGAACTCGCTGAGGAAGTTCGACGCCAAAGCCTATCTCAAGACCGTCGGCGAGCTCTGCGCGGCCGAGGGCGAGGTGAAGAAGACGGTGCGCAAGAGAAGCTGAAAGACGGTATGCGCCTTGCGTGACGAGCACTCCCGAGGTTCTGACTTCGCCTTGAAGGTTCGGGCTCGTTCCGGCGGATGGGCCGTGTCATCCCTCCGTCGTTCCGAGGCCGACATGACGGGGCCGGTTCCGTTCCAGTTCCACCCCTCGGATGGTCGATCGAGCGTGTCGCCGTGATGTCGAAGTTTGTCGTGAGGGCGGAGTTTGTCGGGGCCGGTTCCCGTGCTTGAGCCCAACCCCGCCTCCCCTCCCTCGCGGACGCGTTTGTCCCGCCTGCGCGGCGCGGCCTTCGACGCAGCGCCGCTCTGGCGGCAACGCCTGCTGTTTCTCTTCGGAGGCCTCTGCGTCGGGCTTGCCGCCGTGGCGATGGCCAAGCTCGCGGACTGGGCCCAGGACGTGTTCCGCTGGGTGCTGGCGCCCTCCCCCCTGATCGCCCTGGTGGTGACGCCCTTGGGCTTCGCCATCGCGATCCTGCTGTCGATCCGGGTGTTCCCGAACTCGCAAGGGTCCGGGATTCCTCAGGTGATCGCCGCGCGCCATACCGAGGATCCCGAGATCCGCGGCGCCCTGGTCTCCCTCAAGACCGCGTTCGGCAAGATTCTGGTGATGACCTTCGGCCTCGCCTGCGGCGCCTCGACGGGGCGCGAGGGGCCGACCGTGCAGGTGGGGGCGGCGATCATGGCCGCCGTCGGCCGGCTCGACGCCGATCGCCTGCCCGGAGTCATCCTCGCAGGAGGAGCGGCGGGGGTCGCGGCCGCCTTCAACACACCCATCGCCGGCATCGTCTTCGGCATCGAGGAACTGAGCCGGACCTACGAGGCGCGCACCAGCGGGCTCATCGTCGCCACGGTCATCGCGGCCGGCCTGACGGCGCTCGCGATCCAGGGCGACTACACCTATTTCGGCACCACCAAGGCTCTCCTGCCCTTCGGCCCCGGCTGGATCGCGGTGCCGATCCTCGGCGTGCTCGGCGGTGTCGCCGGCGGCGTGTTCGGCCGCGTCACCATCCTGTTCGCCAGGGGGCTGCCCGGGCGGATCGGCGGCGCCATCCGTCGCCATCCGATCGTGTTCGGCGGCCTGTGCGGGCTCGGCGTCGCCCTGTGCGGGCTGGCCTCCGGCGGCACGGTCTACGGCACCGGATACGAGGAGGCCCGCGCCATGCTCCACGGCACCGATGCCGGCAATCCGGCCTACGCCCCGCTGAAGTTCCTGTCGACGGTCTTCTCCTCCATCAGCGGCATACCCGGCGGCCTGTTCGCGCCCTCGCTCAGCATCGGGGCGGGGATGGGCGTCTGGCTGCACGGCCTGTTCGTCGACGTGCCCATCGGCGCGCTGGTGCTGATCGGCATGGTCGCCTACCTCACCGGCGCGCTGCAGGCGCCGATCACCGCCTTCGTCATCGTCACCGAGATGACCCAGGACCATTCGATGATGATTCCGCTCATGGTCACCGCCCTGATCGCGGATGCGGTCTCCAAGCTGATCTGCCGCGAGGGGCTCTATCACGCGCTCGCCGCCACCATCCTGGCGAATGCCGATCCCGCCCCCCCGCCGGTGGTGCGGACCGCGTGACAAGCTTGAGCGGAACGCTTTTCCGACGAGACGGTTATCGGTCGTTCCGCACGGTGGAGTTCTGCGCGCATGACCCTTTTGAAATGGGCCCTCATTTGTTTCGTCATCTCGCTCCTGGCGGGCGGCCTCGGCTTTACCGGGATCGCGTCCGGCGCGCGCTCGCTGTCGCGGATCCTGTTCGGCGTGTTCCTGGTGATCGCGATCGTCATCGTCGTGCTGGCCATTGCTGCCGGAAAGATGATCTTCTGATCCCGGATCGCTTCCCGCGGCCATGACGGCGCCCGTGCCGTCTATCCCGGAGAAAACCTGTCTCGTGACCGGCGCCACCTCCGGCATCGGCTACGAGACAGCTCTGGGTCTGGCGCGGGCCGGTGCCCGGGTCGGGATCGTCGGCCGCGATGCCGGCCGCACCGATGCCACGGCCGCTCGCCTCCGAGAGGCCGTGGCCGGCGCCTCCATCGACGTCTTCCTCGCCGACCTTTCCTCGCAGGCGGAGATCCGGCGCCTCGCCGCCGAGGTGCGGGGGCGCTACGCCCGTCTCGACGTGCTGGTGAACAATGCCGGCGCCATCTTCGATTCTCGGCATCTCACCGTCGACGGGCTCGAGCGGACCTGGGCCCTCGACCATCTCGCCTACATGCTGCTGACCCTGGAACTGCTCGACCTGATGAAGGCGAGCGCGCCCGCCCGCGTCGTCAACGTCGCTTCGATGGCGCATAAACGCGGCCGGACCGACTTCGACGATCTCGACGGTGCCCGGCGTTACGGGGCGCTGAAGGCCTATGCGCAGGCCAAGCTCGGCAACGTGCTGTTCACGGCCGCCCTCGCCCGCCGCCTCGTCGGCACCGGGGTCACCGCGAATTCCCTCCATCCGGGCGTCATCGCCAGCGGGTTCGCCGGCGGCACCGGAGGCTGGTTCGGCTTCGGCTGGTCGCTGATCCGGCCCTTCCTGGCCAACCCCGCCGATGGCGCCGCGACGTCGCTCCACCTCGCGACATCGCCGGAGGTGGAGACCGTCAGCGGACTGTACTTCTCCAGATGCCGCCCGGTCCCGACCTCGAGCATCGGCCGCGACCACGATCTTCAAGAACGCGTCTGGGCCTTGAGCCTGCGGCAGCTCGGGCTGTCGGTGTAGGATCGGTCACGGGTTCAGCGCAGGCGGGCCTTGAGACGATCGCTGTCCGACCGGTGCAGGCCGATCACGACGAGGGTCAGAACCAGCAGCATCCCGGCCGGCAGGGGCGTTCCGCCGATGATGGCCAGATGGGTGACGATGGCGCCGAGCATGGTGCAGGCGAGGGCGATGGCCGCGACGAGACGCGTGGAGGGCAGGAGCAGCAGCACCGCGCTCGCCACTTCAATGGCGCCGGTGAGATAGCGGAACCACTGGCCGATGCCGATTCCGTCGAAGGTTTGAACCATCATCGGGATTCCGGCGAGCTTGGCGCTTCCTGCGGCGAGAAAGGCGGCGGCGAGGAGGAGGCGCACCGCCCATGAGGTGATGGCGAAGCCTTTCGAGGCGGTTGGGACGGTGTTGGCGGTGATGGTCGACATGGCAAGGACCCTTCGTCTTCGAGCGCGTGGTGAGGCTCTGAAGCCGGT belongs to Methylobacterium sp. 77 and includes:
- a CDS encoding SDR family oxidoreductase, coding for MTAPVPSIPEKTCLVTGATSGIGYETALGLARAGARVGIVGRDAGRTDATAARLREAVAGASIDVFLADLSSQAEIRRLAAEVRGRYARLDVLVNNAGAIFDSRHLTVDGLERTWALDHLAYMLLTLELLDLMKASAPARVVNVASMAHKRGRTDFDDLDGARRYGALKAYAQAKLGNVLFTAALARRLVGTGVTANSLHPGVIASGFAGGTGGWFGFGWSLIRPFLANPADGAATSLHLATSPEVETVSGLYFSRCRPVPTSSIGRDHDLQERVWALSLRQLGLSV
- the dctP gene encoding TRAP transporter substrate-binding protein DctP; the encoded protein is MASHPARRSLLAAGFGGAAAALSTGAARAEAMPEMRWRLASHYPKSLDILFGAPETLARLVAEATDGRFQIQVLPPGEPVPAEGVIDAVSGASVEMGHAPATLGTGRDPTFALATAMPFGLNARGQNAWWLQGGAADLFAEVFAKHGVVSLPGGNTGAQMGGWFRREVKSVADLQGLKIRIAGLGAQVLAKFGAVPQGNPGPEIYAGLESKALDAAEWIGPYDDEKLGLQKVAPTYHYPGFWEGSAMLHFWIGAEAWKALPKAYRAILQSAAAQAHAEVQAKYDARNPRALRRLVAGGAQLRPFPQDVMEAALKHANDVYGEISAKNADFKRIYEAMKTFRNEEYLWFQVAEYTYDNFMIRARARG
- a CDS encoding DoxX family protein — protein: MSTITANTVPTASKGFAITSWAVRLLLAAAFLAAGSAKLAGIPMMVQTFDGIGIGQWFRYLTGAIEVASAVLLLLPSTRLVAAIALACTMLGAIVTHLAIIGGTPLPAGMLLVLTLVVIGLHRSDSDRLKARLR
- a CDS encoding deoxyribodipyrimidine photo-lyase, with the translated sequence MAIQAKRIRELKDGDPNTGASYVLYLMQQANRAHFNPALEFAIEEANRLGLPVVACFGLLDGTNGFPEANARHYAFLLQGLADAKAGLEARGIHFVMRKASPADIAIALSDKAALLVLDRGYLAIQKRWYGEIVKAAKVRIVQVEGDVVVPVETASPKHEYAARTLRPKITKLLDEYVEALKPRDVTHKAGLGSPKRGLPKSEIDISDPDAVLAGMSLDREVNPVKRFTGGETEARRRLKAYLAGPFRSYGSDRNRPEAGAASHMSPYLHFGQISPVEIALAVRASKAGVSEDRASYLEELVVRRELAMNHVHYTERYDSFAHAVPEWARKALADHADDERPHLYSEAQLAEGKTHDEYWNAAQAEMRVTGYMHNHLRMYWGKKILEWSPSAEEGFKRTLRLNNRYFLDGRDANSFTNVAWVYGLHDRPWARRPIFGTVRYQSENSLRKFDAKAYLKTVGELCAAEGEVKKTVRKRS
- a CDS encoding DUF1328 domain-containing protein codes for the protein MTLLKWALICFVISLLAGGLGFTGIASGARSLSRILFGVFLVIAIVIVVLAIAAGKMIF
- a CDS encoding chloride channel protein, with translation MLEPNPASPPSRTRLSRLRGAAFDAAPLWRQRLLFLFGGLCVGLAAVAMAKLADWAQDVFRWVLAPSPLIALVVTPLGFAIAILLSIRVFPNSQGSGIPQVIAARHTEDPEIRGALVSLKTAFGKILVMTFGLACGASTGREGPTVQVGAAIMAAVGRLDADRLPGVILAGGAAGVAAAFNTPIAGIVFGIEELSRTYEARTSGLIVATVIAAGLTALAIQGDYTYFGTTKALLPFGPGWIAVPILGVLGGVAGGVFGRVTILFARGLPGRIGGAIRRHPIVFGGLCGLGVALCGLASGGTVYGTGYEEARAMLHGTDAGNPAYAPLKFLSTVFSSISGIPGGLFAPSLSIGAGMGVWLHGLFVDVPIGALVLIGMVAYLTGALQAPITAFVIVTEMTQDHSMMIPLMVTALIADAVSKLICREGLYHALAATILANADPAPPPVVRTA